From a region of the Pongo pygmaeus isolate AG05252 chromosome 5, NHGRI_mPonPyg2-v2.0_pri, whole genome shotgun sequence genome:
- the MDC1 gene encoding mediator of DNA damage checkpoint protein 1 isoform X10, producing MEDTQAIDWDVEEEEETEQSSESLRCNMEPVGRLHIFSGAHGPEKDFPLHLGKNVVGRMPDCSVALPFPSISKQHAEIEILAWDKAPILRDCGSLNGTQILRPPKVLSPGVSHRLRDQELILFADLLCQYHRLYVSLPFVSRGPLTVEETPRVQGGTQPQRLLLAEDSEEEVDFLSERLMVKKSRTTSSSVIVPESDEEGHSPVLGSLGPPFAFNMNSDTDVEEGQQPATEEASSAARRGATIEAEQSEAEVVTEIQLEKDQPLVKERDDDTKVKRGAGNGVVPAGVILERSQPPGEDSDTDVDDDSRPGRPAEVHLERAQPFGFIDSDTDAEEEGIPATPVVIPMKKRKIFHGVGTRGPGAPGLTHLQESQAGSDTDVEEGNAPQAVPLEKSQASMVINSDTDDEEEVSAALTLARLKESQPAIWNRDAEEDMAQRVVLLQRSQTTTERDSDTDVEEEELPVENREAVLKGHTKIRALVRAHSEKDQPPFGDSVEADKSSPGIHLERSQASTTVDINTQVEEEVPPGSAIIHIKKHQVSVEGTNQTDVKAVGGPAKLLVVSLEEAWPPHGDCEIGAEEGTSLAASAVADVRKSQLPAEGDAGAEWAAAVLKQERAHEVGAQGGPPVAQVEQDLPISRENFTDLVVDTDTLGESTQPQREGAQVPTGREREQHVGGTKDSEDNYGDSEDLDLQATQCFLENQGLEAVQSMEDEPTQAFMLTPPQELGPSHCSFQTTGTLDEPWEVLATQPFCLRESEDSETQPSDTHLEAYGPCLSPPRAIPGDQHPESPVHTEPMGIQGRGRQTVDKVMGLLNCKMPPAEKASRIRAAEKASRASRNQRWGAVRAAESLTAIPEPASPQLLETPTHASQIQKVEPAGRSRFTLELQPKASQSRKRSLATMDSPPHQKQPQRGEVSQKTVIIKEEEEDTAEKPAKEEDVVTPKPGKRKRDQAEEEPNRIPSRSLRRTKLNQESTAPKVLFTGVVDARGEQAVLALGGSLAGSAAEASHLVTDRIRRTVKFLCALGRGIPILSLDWLHQSRKAGFFLSPDEYVVTDPEQEKNFGFSLQDALSRARERRLLEGYEIYVTPGVQPPPLQMGEIISCCGGTYLPSMPRSYKPQRVVITCPQDFPRCSIPLRVGLPLLSPEFLLTGVLKQEAKPEAFVLSPLEMSST from the exons ATGGAGGACACCCAGGCTATTGACTGGGATgttgaagaagaggaggagacagagcAATCCAGTGAATCCTTGAGGTGTAACATGGAGCCAGTAGGGCGGCTACATATCTTTAGTGGTGCCCATGGACCAGAAAAAG ATTTCCCACTACACCTTGGGAAGAATGTGGTAGGCCGAATGCCTGACTGCTCTGTGGCCCTGCCCTTTCCATCTATCTCCAAACAACATGCAGAGATTGAAATCTTAGCCTGGGACAAGGCACCTATCCTCCGAGACTGTGGGAGCCTTAATGGTACTCAAATCCTGAGACCTCCTAAGGTTTTGAGCCCTGGGGTGAGTCACCGTCTGAGGGACCAGGAATTGATTCTCTTTGCTGACTTGCTCTGCCAGTACCATCGCCTGTATGTCTCTCTGCCCTTTGTCTCCCGGGGCCCTCTGACAGTAGAAGAGACACCCAGGGTACAGGGAGGAACTCAACCCCAGAGGCTTCTGTTGGCTGAGGACTCGGAGGAGGAAGTAG attttctttctgaaaggCTCATGGTAAAAAAATCAAGGACCACATCTTCCTCTGTGATAGTTCCAGAGAG TGATGAAGAGGGGCACTCCCCTGTCCTGGGCAGCCTTGGGCCGCCTTTTGCCTTCAATATGAACAGTGACACAGATGTGGAAGAAGGTCAGCAACCAGCCACAGAGGAGGCCTCCTCAGCTGCCAGAAGAGGTGCCACTATAGAGGCAGAGCAGTCTGAAGCTGAAGTTGTAACTGAAATCCAGCTTGAAAAGGATCAGCCTTTAGTGAAGGAGAGGGACGATGATACAAAAGTCAAGAGGGGTGCAGGGAATGGGGTGGTTCCAGCTGGGGTGATTCTGGAGAGGAGCCAACCTCCTGGAGAGGACAGTGACACAGATGTGGATGATGACAGCAGGCCTGGAAGGCCAGCTGAGGTCCATTTGGAAAGGGCTCAGCCTTTTGGCTTCATCGACAGCGACACTGATGCAGAAGAAGAGGGGATCCCAGCAACCCCAGTTGTCATTCCTATGAAGAAGAGGAAGATCTTCCATGGAGTTGGTACAAGGGGTCCTGGAGCACCAGGCCTGACCCATCTGCAGGAGAGCCAGGCTGGTAGTGATACAGATGTGGAGGAAGGCAATGCCCCACAGGCTGTCCCTCTGGAGAAAAGCCAAGCTTCCATGGTTATCAACAGCGATACAGATGACGAGGAAGAAGTCTCAGCAGCGCTGACTTTGGCACGTCTGAAAGAGAGCCAGCCTGCTATATGGAACAGAGATGCAGAAGAGGACATGGCCCAACGTGTGGTCCTTCTGCAGCGTAGCCAAACCACCACTGAGAGAGACAGTGACACAGACGTGGAGGAGGAAGAGCTCCCGGTGGAAAATAGAGAAGCTGTCCTCAAGGGTCACACAAAGATTAGAGCCCTTGTTAGAGCACATTCAGAAAAGGACCAACCTCCTTTTGGGGACAGTGTGGAAGCAGATAAGAGCTCACCTGGGATCCACCTGGAGAGAAGCCAAGCCTCCACCACAGTGGACATCAACACACAAGTGGAGGAGGAAGTTCCGCCAGGGTCAGCCATTATACATATAAAGAAGCATCAGGTGTCTGTGGAGGGGACAAATCAAACAGATGTGAAAGCAGTTGGGGGACCAGCAAAGCTGCTTGTGGTATCTCTAGAGGAAGCCTGGCCTCCGCATGGGGACTGTGAAATAGGTGCGGAGGAGGGCACCTCCTTAGCAGCCTCAGCAGTTGCAGATGTAAGAAAGAGCCAGCTTCCAGCAGAAGGGGATGCTGGGGCAGAGTGGGCTGCAGCTGTTCTTAAGCAGGAGAGAGCTCATGAGGTGGGGGCCCAGGGTGGGCCACCTGTGGCACAAGTGGAGCAGGACCTCCCTATCTCAAGAGAGAACTTCACAGATCTGGTGGTGGACACAGACACTCTAGGGGAATCCACCCAGCCACAGAGAGAGGGAGCCCAGGTCCccacaggaagggagagagaacaaCATGTGGGTGGGACCAAGGACTCTGAAGACAACTATGGTG ATTCTGAAGATCTGGACCTACAAGCTACCCAGTGCTTTCTGGAGAATCAGGGCCTGGAAG CAGTCCAGAGCATGGAGGATGAACCTACCCAGGCCTTCATGTTGACTCCACCCCAAGAGCTTGGCCCTTCCCATTGCAGCTTCCAGACAACAG GTACCCTAGATGAACCATGGGAGGTCCTGGCTACACAGCCATTCTGTCTGAGAGAGTCTGAGGACTCTGAGACCCAGCCTTCTGACAcccaccttgaggcctatggacCTTGCCTGTCTCCACCTAGGGCAATACCAGGAGACCAACATCCAGAGAGCCCAGTTCACACAGAGCCAATGGGGATTCAAGGCAGAGGGAGGCAGACTGTGGATAAAGTCATGG GCCTCCTGAATTGCAAGATGCCACCTGCTGAGAAGGCTTCCAGGATCAGAGCTGCTGAGAAGGCTTCCAGG GCCTCAAGGAACCAAAGATGGGGAGCAGTGAGAGCAGCTGAATCCCTTACAGCCATTCCTGAGCCTGCCTCTCCCCAGCTTCTTGAGACACCAACTCATGCCTCCCAGATCCAAAAGGTGGAACCAGCAGGTAGATCTAGGTTCACCCTGGAGCTCCAGCCTAAGGCCTCTCAAAGCCGCAAGAGGTCTTTAGCTACCATGGATTCACCACCACATCAAAAACAGCCCCAAAGAGGGGAAGTCTCCCAGAAGACAGTGATTatcaaggaagaggaagaagatacTGCAGAGAAGCCAGCGAAGGAAGAG GATGTCGTGACTCCaaaaccaggcaagagaaagagagaccaggCAGAGGAGGAGCCCAACAGAATACCAAGCCGCAGCCTCCGACGGACCAAACTTAACCAAGAATCAACAGCCCCCAAA GTGCTCTTCACAGGAGTGGTGGATGCTCGGGGAGAGCAGGCTGTGCTGGCACTGGGGGGAAGTCTGGCTGGTTCAGCGGCAGAGGCTTCCCACCTGGTCACTGATCGCATCCGCCGGACAGTCAAGTTCCTGTGTGCCCTGGGGCGGGGAATCCCCATTCTGTCCCTGGACTGGCTGCATCAG TCCCGCAAGGCTGGTTTCTTCTTATCACCGGATGAATATGTGGTGACCGACCCTGAGCAAGAGAAGAACTTTGGCTTTAGCCTTCAAGACGCACTGAGCCGGGCTCGGGAGCGAAGGCTGCTAGAG gGCTATGAGATCTATGTGACCCCTGGAGTCCAGCCACCACCACTTCAGATGGGAGAGATCATTAGCTGCTGTGGAGGCACATACCTACCCAGCATGCCTCGGTCCTATAAG
- the MDC1 gene encoding mediator of DNA damage checkpoint protein 1 isoform X6, whose translation MEDTQAIDWDVEEEEETEQSSESLRCNMEPVGRLHIFSGAHGPEKDFPLHLGKNVVGRMPDCSVALPFPSISKQHAEIEILAWDKAPILRDCGSLNGTQILRPPKVLSPGVSHRLRDQELILFADLLCQYHRLYVSLPFVSRGPLTVEETPRVQGGTQPQRLLLAEDSEEEVDFLSERLMVKKSRTTSSSVIVPESDEEGHSPVLGSLGPPFAFNMNSDTDVEEGQQPATEEASSAARRGATIEAEQSEAEVVTEIQLEKDQPLVKERDDDTKVKRGAGNGVVPAGVILERSQPPGEDSDTDVDDDSRPGRPAEVHLERAQPFGFIDSDTDAEEEGIPATPVVIPMKKRKIFHGVGTRGPGAPGLTHLQESQAGSDTDVEEGNAPQAVPLEKSQASMVINSDTDDEEEVSAALTLARLKESQPAIWNRDAEEDMAQRVVLLQRSQTTTERDSDTDVEEEELPVENREAVLKGHTKIRALVRAHSEKDQPPFGDSVEADKSSPGIHLERSQASTTVDINTQVEEEVPPGSAIIHIKKHQVSVEGTNQTDVKAVGGPAKLLVVSLEEAWPPHGDCEIGAEEGTSLAASAVADVRKSQLPAEGDAGAEWAAAVLKQERAHEVGAQGGPPVAQVEQDLPISRENFTDLVVDTDTLGESTQPQREGAQVPTGREREQHVGGTKDSEDNYGDSEDLDLQATQCFLENQGLEAVQSMEDEPTQAFMLTPPQELGPSHCSFQTTGLLNCKMPPAEKASRIRAAEKASRGDQESPDACLPPTVPEAPAPPQKPLNSQSRKHLAPQPLLSPLLPSIKPTIHKTRQDGSQEAAETPLSSELEPFYPKPKIITRKSSRMTPFPATSAAPEPHPSTSTAQPVTPKPTSQATRSRTNRSSVKTSEPVVPAAPELQPSTSTDQPVTSEPTSQVTRGRKNRSSVKTPETVVPTALELQPSTSTDRPVTSEPTSQATRGRKNRSSVKTPEPVVPTAPELQPSTSTDQPVTSEPTSQATRGRKNRSSVKTPKTVVPTDPELQPSTSTDQPVTSEPTSQATRGRKNRSSVKTPETVVPTAPELQPSTSTDQPVTSEPTSQATRGRKNRSSVKTPETVVPTALELQPSTSTDRPVTPKPTSQTTRSRTNMSSVKTCETVVPTAPELKPSTSTDQPVTPKPTSRTTRSRTNMSSVKTPESTVPIAPELPPSTSTEQPVTPEPASQATTGRKNKSSVKTPETVVPTAPKLQPSTSTDQPITPEPTSQATRGRKNRSSVKTPETVVPTAPKLQPSTSTDQPVTPEPTSQATRGRTNRSSVKTPETVVPTAPELQPSTSTDQPLTPEPTSQATRGRTDRSSVKTPETVVPTAPELQASASTDQPVTSEPTSRTTRGRKNRSSVKTPETVVPTAPELQPSTSIDQPVTPEPTSRATRGRTNRSSVKNPESIVPIAPELQPSTSRNQLVTPEPTSQATRGRTNRSSVKTPEPVVPIAPEPHPTTSTDQPVTPKLTSRATRRRTNRSSVKTPKPVEPAASDLEPFTPTDQPVTPEAIAQGGQSKTLRSSTVRAMPLPTTPEFQSPVTTDQPISPEPIPQPSCIKSQRATGNPGSLAAPIDRKPCSAPLEPKSQASRNQRWGAVRAAESLTAIPEPASPQLLETPTHASQIQKVEPAGRSRFTLELQPKASQSRKRSLATMDSPPHQKQPQRGEVSQKTVIIKEEEEDTAEKPAKEEDVVTPKPGKRKRDQAEEEPNRIPSRSLRRTKLNQESTAPKVLFTGVVDARGEQAVLALGGSLAGSAAEASHLVTDRIRRTVKFLCALGRGIPILSLDWLHQSRKAGFFLSPDEYVVTDPEQEKNFGFSLQDALSRARERRLLEGYEIYVTPGVQPPPLQMGEIISCCGGTYLPSMPRSYKPQRVVITCPQDFPRCSIPLRVGLPLLSPEFLLTGVLKQEAKPEAFVLSPLEMSST comes from the exons ATGGAGGACACCCAGGCTATTGACTGGGATgttgaagaagaggaggagacagagcAATCCAGTGAATCCTTGAGGTGTAACATGGAGCCAGTAGGGCGGCTACATATCTTTAGTGGTGCCCATGGACCAGAAAAAG ATTTCCCACTACACCTTGGGAAGAATGTGGTAGGCCGAATGCCTGACTGCTCTGTGGCCCTGCCCTTTCCATCTATCTCCAAACAACATGCAGAGATTGAAATCTTAGCCTGGGACAAGGCACCTATCCTCCGAGACTGTGGGAGCCTTAATGGTACTCAAATCCTGAGACCTCCTAAGGTTTTGAGCCCTGGGGTGAGTCACCGTCTGAGGGACCAGGAATTGATTCTCTTTGCTGACTTGCTCTGCCAGTACCATCGCCTGTATGTCTCTCTGCCCTTTGTCTCCCGGGGCCCTCTGACAGTAGAAGAGACACCCAGGGTACAGGGAGGAACTCAACCCCAGAGGCTTCTGTTGGCTGAGGACTCGGAGGAGGAAGTAG attttctttctgaaaggCTCATGGTAAAAAAATCAAGGACCACATCTTCCTCTGTGATAGTTCCAGAGAG TGATGAAGAGGGGCACTCCCCTGTCCTGGGCAGCCTTGGGCCGCCTTTTGCCTTCAATATGAACAGTGACACAGATGTGGAAGAAGGTCAGCAACCAGCCACAGAGGAGGCCTCCTCAGCTGCCAGAAGAGGTGCCACTATAGAGGCAGAGCAGTCTGAAGCTGAAGTTGTAACTGAAATCCAGCTTGAAAAGGATCAGCCTTTAGTGAAGGAGAGGGACGATGATACAAAAGTCAAGAGGGGTGCAGGGAATGGGGTGGTTCCAGCTGGGGTGATTCTGGAGAGGAGCCAACCTCCTGGAGAGGACAGTGACACAGATGTGGATGATGACAGCAGGCCTGGAAGGCCAGCTGAGGTCCATTTGGAAAGGGCTCAGCCTTTTGGCTTCATCGACAGCGACACTGATGCAGAAGAAGAGGGGATCCCAGCAACCCCAGTTGTCATTCCTATGAAGAAGAGGAAGATCTTCCATGGAGTTGGTACAAGGGGTCCTGGAGCACCAGGCCTGACCCATCTGCAGGAGAGCCAGGCTGGTAGTGATACAGATGTGGAGGAAGGCAATGCCCCACAGGCTGTCCCTCTGGAGAAAAGCCAAGCTTCCATGGTTATCAACAGCGATACAGATGACGAGGAAGAAGTCTCAGCAGCGCTGACTTTGGCACGTCTGAAAGAGAGCCAGCCTGCTATATGGAACAGAGATGCAGAAGAGGACATGGCCCAACGTGTGGTCCTTCTGCAGCGTAGCCAAACCACCACTGAGAGAGACAGTGACACAGACGTGGAGGAGGAAGAGCTCCCGGTGGAAAATAGAGAAGCTGTCCTCAAGGGTCACACAAAGATTAGAGCCCTTGTTAGAGCACATTCAGAAAAGGACCAACCTCCTTTTGGGGACAGTGTGGAAGCAGATAAGAGCTCACCTGGGATCCACCTGGAGAGAAGCCAAGCCTCCACCACAGTGGACATCAACACACAAGTGGAGGAGGAAGTTCCGCCAGGGTCAGCCATTATACATATAAAGAAGCATCAGGTGTCTGTGGAGGGGACAAATCAAACAGATGTGAAAGCAGTTGGGGGACCAGCAAAGCTGCTTGTGGTATCTCTAGAGGAAGCCTGGCCTCCGCATGGGGACTGTGAAATAGGTGCGGAGGAGGGCACCTCCTTAGCAGCCTCAGCAGTTGCAGATGTAAGAAAGAGCCAGCTTCCAGCAGAAGGGGATGCTGGGGCAGAGTGGGCTGCAGCTGTTCTTAAGCAGGAGAGAGCTCATGAGGTGGGGGCCCAGGGTGGGCCACCTGTGGCACAAGTGGAGCAGGACCTCCCTATCTCAAGAGAGAACTTCACAGATCTGGTGGTGGACACAGACACTCTAGGGGAATCCACCCAGCCACAGAGAGAGGGAGCCCAGGTCCccacaggaagggagagagaacaaCATGTGGGTGGGACCAAGGACTCTGAAGACAACTATGGTG ATTCTGAAGATCTGGACCTACAAGCTACCCAGTGCTTTCTGGAGAATCAGGGCCTGGAAG CAGTCCAGAGCATGGAGGATGAACCTACCCAGGCCTTCATGTTGACTCCACCCCAAGAGCTTGGCCCTTCCCATTGCAGCTTCCAGACAACAG GCCTCCTGAATTGCAAGATGCCACCTGCTGAGAAGGCTTCCAGGATCAGAGCTGCTGAGAAGGCTTCCAGG GGCGATCAGGAATCTCCAGATGCTTGTCTGCCTCCTACAGTGCCTgaagccccagccccaccccaaaaGCCCCTTAACTCTCAGAGCCGGAAACATCTTGCACCTCAGCCCCTTCTTTCTCCCCTTTTACCTTCTATCAAGCCAACCATTCATAAGACCAGGCAAGATGGGAGTCAGGAAGCTGCAGAGACTCCCTTGTCCTCAGAGCTGGAGCCTTTCTACCCAAAGCCTAAAATCATAACTCGAAAGTCCTCCAGGATGACACCCTTTCCAGCTACCTCTGCTGCCCCTGAGCCCCACCCTTCCACCTCCACAGCCCAGCCAGTCACTCCCAAGCCCACATCTCAGGCCACTAGGAGCAGGACAAATAGGTCCTCTGTCAAGACCTCTGAACCAGTTGTCCCCGCAGCCCCTGAGCTCCAGCCTTCCACCTCCACAGACCAGCCTGTCACCTCTGAGCCCACATCTCAGGTTACTAGGGGAAGAAAAAATAGATCTTCTGTTAAGACCCCTGAAACAGTTGTGCCCACAGCCCTTGAGCTCCAGCCTTCCACCTCCACCGACCGACCTGTCACCTCTGAGCCCACATCTCAGGCTACTAGGGGAAGAAAAAATAGATCCTCTGTCAAGACCCCTGAACCAGTTGTCCCCACAGCCCCTGAGCTCCAGCCTTCCACCTCCACAGACCAGCCTGTCACCTCTGAGCCCACATCTCAGGCTACTAGGGGAAGAAAAAATAGATCCTCTGTCAAGACCCCTAAAACAGTTGTGCCCACAGACCCTGAGCTCCAGCCTTCCACCTCCACAGACCAGCCTGTCACCTCTGAGCCCACATCGCAGGCTACTAGGGGAAGAAAAAATAGATCCTCTGTCAAGACCCCTGAAACAGTTGTGCCCACAGCCCCTGAGCTCCAGCCTTCCACCTCCACAGACCAGCCTGTCACCTCTGAGCCCACATCGCAGGCTACTAGGGGAAGAAAAAATAGATCCTCTGTCAAGACCCCTGAAACAGTTGTCCCCACAGCCCTTGAGCTCCAGCCTTCCACCTCCACAGACCGACCTGTCACCCCTAAGCCCACATCTCAGACCACTAGGAGCAGGACAAATATGTCCTCTGTCAAGACCTGTGAAACAGTTGTCCCCACAGCCCCTGAGCTCAAGCCTTCCACCTCCACAGACCAACCTGTCACCCCTAAGCCCACATCTCGGACCACTAGGAGCAGGACAAATATGTCCTCTGTGAAGACCCCTGAATCAACTGTCCCTATAGCCCCTGAGCTCCCACCTTCCACCTCCACAGAGCAGCCTGTCACCCCTGAGCCTGCATCTCAGGCTACTACGGGAAGAAAAAATAAGTCCTCTGTCAAGACCCCTGAAACAGTTGTCCCCACAGCCCCTAAGCTCCAGCCTTCCACCTCCACAGACCAGCCTATCACCCCTGAGCCCACATCTCAGGCTACTAGGGGAAGAAAAAATAGATCCTCTGTCAAGACCCCTGAAACAGTTGTCCCCACAGCCCCTAAGCTCCAGCCTTCCACTTCCACAGACCAACCTGTCACTCCTGAGCCCACATCTCAGGCCACCAGGGGCAGGACAAATAGATCCTCTGTGAAGACCCCTGAAACAGTTGTCCCTACAGCCCCTGAGCTTCAGCCTTCCACCTCCACAGACCAGCCTCTTACCCCTGAGCCTACATCTCAGGCTACTAGGGGAAGAACAGATAGATCCTCTGTCAAGACTCCTGAAACAGTTGTCCCCACAGCCCCTGAGCTACAGGCTTCTGCCTCCACAGACCAGCCTGTCACCTCTGAGCCCACATCTCGGACCACTAGGGGAAGAAAAAATCGGTCCTCTGTCAAGACCCCTGAAACAGTTGTGCCCACAGCCCCTGAGCTCCAGCCTTCCACCTCCATAGACCAACCTGTCACCCCTGAGCCCACATCTCGGGCCACTAGGGGCAGGACAAATAGGTCCTCTGTCAAGAACCCTGAATCAATTGTCCCTATAGCCCCTGAGCTTCAGCCTTCCACCTCCAGAAACCAGCTTGTCACCCCTGAGCCCACATCTCAGGCCACTAGAGGCAGGACAAATAGATCCTCTGTCAAGACCCCTGAACCAGTTGTCCCCATAGCCCCTGAGCCCCATCCTACCACCTCCACAGACCAGCCTGTCACCCCCAAGCTCACATCTAGGGCCACTAGGAGAAGGACAAATAGGTCCTCTGTCAAGACTCCCAAACCAGTTGAACCAGCAGCCTCTGATCTTGAGCCTTTTACCCCCACAGACCAGCCTGTCACCCCTGAGGCCATAGCTCAGGGTGGTCAGAGCAAAACACTGAGGTCTTCCACAGTAAGAGCTATGCCGCTTCCTACCACCCCTGAATTCCAATCTCCTGTCACCACAGACCAGCCTATTTCCCCTGAGCCTATTCCTCAACCCAGTTGCATCAAGAGTCAGAGAGCCACTGGGAATCCTGGCTCCCTCGCAGCTCCCATTGACCGTAAGCCTTGCTCTGCACCCTTGGAACCTAAATCCCAGGCCTCAAGGAACCAAAGATGGGGAGCAGTGAGAGCAGCTGAATCCCTTACAGCCATTCCTGAGCCTGCCTCTCCCCAGCTTCTTGAGACACCAACTCATGCCTCCCAGATCCAAAAGGTGGAACCAGCAGGTAGATCTAGGTTCACCCTGGAGCTCCAGCCTAAGGCCTCTCAAAGCCGCAAGAGGTCTTTAGCTACCATGGATTCACCACCACATCAAAAACAGCCCCAAAGAGGGGAAGTCTCCCAGAAGACAGTGATTatcaaggaagaggaagaagatacTGCAGAGAAGCCAGCGAAGGAAGAG GATGTCGTGACTCCaaaaccaggcaagagaaagagagaccaggCAGAGGAGGAGCCCAACAGAATACCAAGCCGCAGCCTCCGACGGACCAAACTTAACCAAGAATCAACAGCCCCCAAA GTGCTCTTCACAGGAGTGGTGGATGCTCGGGGAGAGCAGGCTGTGCTGGCACTGGGGGGAAGTCTGGCTGGTTCAGCGGCAGAGGCTTCCCACCTGGTCACTGATCGCATCCGCCGGACAGTCAAGTTCCTGTGTGCCCTGGGGCGGGGAATCCCCATTCTGTCCCTGGACTGGCTGCATCAG TCCCGCAAGGCTGGTTTCTTCTTATCACCGGATGAATATGTGGTGACCGACCCTGAGCAAGAGAAGAACTTTGGCTTTAGCCTTCAAGACGCACTGAGCCGGGCTCGGGAGCGAAGGCTGCTAGAG gGCTATGAGATCTATGTGACCCCTGGAGTCCAGCCACCACCACTTCAGATGGGAGAGATCATTAGCTGCTGTGGAGGCACATACCTACCCAGCATGCCTCGGTCCTATAAG